The Candidatus Mycolicibacterium alkanivorans genome contains a region encoding:
- a CDS encoding MCE family protein, protein MLTRFIKTQLVVFGVLTVIALLLLGVYFLRLPTLAGVGQYTLTADLPSSGGLYRTANVTYRGVTIGRVTDVEPTETGVRATMSIADKFKIPVDATANVHSVSAVGEQYLDLVSDGNPGKYFAPGQTITKGTVPSEIGPALDAANNGLAALPADKIPALLNETALAVGGLGPSLQRLVNGTQALVADFKTNINDVNDIIQNSAPVVDSQVNSGDAISRWAANLNSIATEAAAQDQALRSGLTQAAPTLDAVTAVFSDVREALPQTLANLEIIIEMLKRYNKGVEQSLVLLPQGASVAQAVSAPYPHQAALDFGLTINQPPPCLTGFLPASQWRAPADLSRKPVENGLYCKIPKDTPANVVRGARNFPCVDIPGKRAATPMECRSGEPYMPLGTNPWYGDPNQVLTCPAPAARCDQPVNPGTVIPAPSINNGMNPLPADLLPAPTPPSSDDLSAPGTGTVQCNGQQPNPCTYTPAASNTAVYNPQSGQLVGPDGVKYSVKTSSSTGDDGWKEMLAPAG, encoded by the coding sequence GTGTTGACCCGCTTCATCAAGACGCAGCTCGTCGTGTTCGGCGTGCTGACCGTGATCGCGCTGCTGTTGCTCGGGGTGTACTTCCTGCGCCTTCCCACGCTCGCCGGGGTTGGCCAGTACACCTTGACGGCGGACCTGCCGTCCTCGGGCGGGCTGTACCGCACGGCCAACGTGACCTATCGCGGCGTGACGATCGGACGGGTGACGGACGTCGAGCCCACCGAAACCGGTGTGCGGGCCACGATGAGTATCGCCGACAAGTTCAAGATTCCGGTCGACGCCACCGCCAACGTCCACTCGGTGTCGGCGGTCGGTGAGCAGTACCTGGACCTGGTTTCCGACGGCAATCCCGGCAAATACTTCGCGCCCGGCCAGACCATCACCAAAGGTACTGTGCCCAGTGAGATCGGCCCGGCGCTCGATGCCGCCAACAACGGCCTGGCGGCGCTGCCGGCGGACAAGATTCCGGCCCTGCTCAACGAAACCGCTTTGGCGGTAGGCGGATTGGGCCCGTCACTGCAGCGGTTGGTCAACGGCACCCAGGCGCTCGTGGCTGACTTCAAGACCAACATCAATGACGTCAACGACATCATCCAGAACTCGGCGCCGGTCGTCGACAGCCAGGTCAACTCCGGTGATGCGATCTCGCGCTGGGCGGCGAATCTGAATTCGATCGCCACCGAGGCCGCGGCTCAGGATCAGGCGCTGCGCAGCGGGCTGACCCAGGCGGCGCCGACACTGGACGCGGTCACCGCGGTGTTCAGCGATGTCCGTGAGGCGCTGCCGCAGACGTTGGCGAACCTGGAGATCATCATCGAGATGCTCAAGCGCTACAACAAGGGCGTCGAGCAGTCACTGGTGCTGCTGCCGCAGGGCGCCTCGGTGGCCCAGGCGGTCTCCGCGCCGTACCCGCATCAGGCGGCGCTGGACTTCGGTCTGACGATTAACCAGCCGCCACCGTGTCTGACCGGCTTCCTGCCGGCCAGCCAGTGGCGCGCGCCGGCGGACCTGTCCCGCAAGCCGGTGGAGAACGGCCTGTATTGCAAGATCCCCAAGGACACCCCCGCCAACGTGGTTCGCGGCGCCCGCAACTTCCCGTGCGTCGACATCCCGGGTAAGCGTGCGGCCACCCCGATGGAATGCCGCAGCGGCGAGCCCTACATGCCGCTGGGCACCAACCCCTGGTACGGCGACCCGAATCAGGTGCTCACCTGCCCGGCGCCGGCGGCACGGTGCGACCAGCCGGTGAACCCCGGTACGGTGATACCGGCACCGTCGATCAACAACGGGATGAACCCGCTGCCGGCGGACCTGCTGCCTGCGCCCACGCCGCCGTCGAGCGATGACCTCAGTGCGCCGGGGACGGGGACGGTCCAGTGCAACGGACAGCAACCCAACCCGTGCACCTACACTCCCGCGGCAAGTAACACAGCCGTATACAACCCGCAGAGCGGGCAGTTGGTTGGTCCGGACGGCGTGAAGTACAGCGTCAAAACCTCGAGCAGTACAGGAGATGACGGATGGAAGGAGATGCTGGCTCCGGCCGGCTGA
- a CDS encoding Mce protein, producing the protein MEDQQPAAGDLTDTAPDEQAPETAPAENETDDTAAAGPEAKRNWFSRNKITLAAGSSAAVFVAAGAVAGATVQPYLMDRAVVATKLDIARTAADAITTLWTYTPEDMDTLPDRSAKFLSGDFQDQYRKYVDAIVPTNRQAKVTNNTQVVGTAVETLQGSQATAIVYTNTTSTSPLTKNIPAMKYLSYRLQLKRDGGRWLVTKMTTVTSLDLTPQM; encoded by the coding sequence GTGGAAGATCAGCAACCTGCTGCAGGTGATCTGACCGACACCGCGCCCGACGAGCAGGCTCCCGAAACCGCCCCGGCTGAGAACGAGACCGACGACACGGCGGCCGCGGGACCGGAGGCGAAGCGAAACTGGTTCAGCCGCAACAAGATTACGCTGGCTGCCGGAAGCTCGGCAGCGGTGTTCGTCGCCGCCGGAGCCGTCGCCGGTGCCACGGTGCAGCCGTACCTGATGGACCGCGCAGTCGTCGCGACCAAACTCGACATCGCCCGCACCGCCGCCGACGCCATCACCACGCTGTGGACCTACACCCCCGAGGACATGGACACGCTGCCGGACCGCTCGGCGAAGTTCCTCTCGGGTGACTTCCAGGATCAGTACCGCAAGTACGTCGACGCCATCGTGCCCACCAACCGGCAGGCCAAGGTCACCAACAACACCCAGGTGGTGGGAACGGCCGTCGAGACGCTGCAGGGCTCGCAGGCCACGGCGATCGTGTACACCAACACCACCTCGACCAGTCCCCTGACCAAGAACATCCCGGCGATGAAGTACCTGTCCTACCGCCTGCAACTCAAGCGCGACGGCGGTCGCTGGCTGGTGACCAAGATGACCACGGTGACCTCGCTCGACCTCACACCGCAGATGTGA
- a CDS encoding GlsB/YeaQ/YmgE family stress response membrane protein has translation MTILWTIIVGAVIGALARLAMPGRQPVGIIVTILLGIVGAFLGSWITTQFGYANANGGFAVLPFVVGIVVAAVLIAIYVAITGRSNRVHH, from the coding sequence ATGACGATCTTGTGGACCATTATTGTCGGCGCCGTGATTGGTGCTTTGGCCCGCCTCGCCATGCCCGGCCGGCAGCCCGTCGGCATCATCGTGACCATCCTGCTGGGGATTGTTGGTGCATTCCTCGGCTCGTGGATCACAACGCAGTTCGGCTATGCCAACGCCAACGGGGGCTTCGCAGTCCTGCCCTTTGTGGTGGGGATAGTCGTCGCCGCGGTGCTGATCGCGATCTACGTCGCCATCACAGGGCGCAGCAACCGCGTGCATCACTAA
- a CDS encoding phosphodiester glycosidase family protein, which yields MYSSACTERAAVPTRIATLRRAAASCLVVVACLTLAATTGAPVAVADGREQLAQAIATTRGSYLVYNFGSGFPAPMLNATGNWYEMTNGGHLMIIKAASQRLTPRLLVDTHTGYQARCEQTPGARTREGLVQAAETYTPLQAWRVLGQPTIAINANFFDVRSQTGGSWKTTGCSSPLGAYVDNTRGQSRANAAVTGTIAYAGKQALSGGDEVWTALTTMILPVAGAPVVVTPKAPDDYDAASPVIQGLLDKGARFAAVSGLKLLAPGDTGQMNDPGPSSARTALAYVRDKDEMYVFQGGSYTPDQIQDLFRGLGSDTAILLDGGGSSAIVLRRDTGGMWAGAGVPKGSCDTMQVLCDSHERALPAWLGFN from the coding sequence CTGTACTCGTCCGCCTGCACGGAAAGGGCCGCTGTGCCGACCCGAATCGCGACGCTTCGCCGAGCCGCCGCGAGCTGCCTGGTGGTGGTCGCCTGCCTGACGCTGGCCGCCACCACCGGCGCACCGGTGGCGGTCGCCGACGGCCGCGAGCAGCTGGCACAGGCGATCGCGACGACGCGAGGCAGCTATCTGGTCTACAACTTCGGCAGCGGCTTCCCGGCGCCGATGCTCAACGCCACGGGCAACTGGTACGAGATGACCAACGGCGGGCACCTGATGATCATCAAGGCCGCATCCCAGCGCCTCACGCCGCGGCTGCTCGTCGACACCCACACCGGATACCAGGCGCGCTGCGAACAGACCCCCGGGGCGCGCACGCGCGAGGGCTTGGTCCAGGCCGCGGAGACCTACACCCCATTGCAGGCCTGGCGTGTTCTGGGCCAGCCCACGATTGCCATCAACGCCAACTTCTTCGACGTGCGCTCGCAGACGGGCGGGTCGTGGAAGACCACGGGCTGCAGTTCGCCGCTGGGCGCCTACGTCGACAACACCCGCGGGCAGAGTCGCGCCAACGCGGCGGTGACGGGCACCATCGCCTACGCGGGCAAGCAGGCGCTGTCCGGCGGTGACGAGGTGTGGACGGCGCTGACGACGATGATCCTGCCGGTGGCCGGTGCGCCAGTCGTGGTCACACCCAAGGCGCCCGACGACTACGACGCGGCCTCTCCGGTCATTCAGGGGCTGCTGGATAAGGGCGCCCGGTTCGCGGCGGTCAGCGGCCTGAAGCTACTAGCCCCCGGCGACACCGGCCAGATGAACGACCCGGGTCCCAGCTCGGCGCGCACCGCACTCGCTTACGTCAGGGACAAAGACGAGATGTACGTCTTCCAGGGCGGCAGCTATACGCCCGACCAGATCCAGGACCTGTTCCGCGGCCTGGGCAGCGACACCGCGATCCTGCTCGACGGGGGCGGGTCGTCGGCGATCGTGCTTCGCCGCGACACCGGCGGCATGTGGGCGGGAGCGGGGGTGCCCAAGGGCTCCTGCGACACCATGCAGGTCCTGTGTGACTCGCACGAGCGTGCGCTGCCGGCCTGGCTGGGGTTCAACTAG
- a CDS encoding RDD family protein, translating into MTVAANGTVGATEATTLVKEPAGPPAGWGARAGAFAIDVLVGLGVLATLMLVAWAAALRGWLWWVAVSAAAAVFLAVAVNRWLLPSISGWTLGRSVFGVAVVGRNGSRVGPWRLLLRDIAHLLDTAPLFVGWLWPLWDSRGRTFADLIVRTEASRVDGDRPDRRRLAGVVLVSAGVIALAGAGLGYLAIYRHELTIEQARQQIAVQGPKIVENTLSYDVANIDADFARARSLVTDGYRPELVAQQDTVRKAGPVDNDYWVTNSAVLTNTSDRAVMLLLMQGQRGAAPAARLITATVRADFEKSANGQWQVSNISVLAKPNPARQGGQ; encoded by the coding sequence GTGACGGTAGCCGCCAACGGCACTGTCGGCGCGACCGAGGCCACCACCCTCGTAAAGGAACCGGCCGGGCCCCCGGCCGGTTGGGGTGCACGCGCCGGGGCGTTCGCCATCGACGTCCTGGTGGGCCTCGGTGTTCTGGCCACCCTGATGCTGGTGGCATGGGCAGCAGCGCTGCGCGGCTGGCTTTGGTGGGTGGCGGTCTCCGCGGCGGCGGCGGTGTTCCTGGCGGTGGCGGTCAACCGGTGGCTGCTTCCGTCGATCTCCGGATGGACCCTCGGGCGCTCGGTGTTCGGTGTCGCCGTCGTTGGGCGCAACGGTTCCCGGGTCGGGCCGTGGCGTCTACTGCTGCGCGACATCGCGCACCTGCTCGACACGGCGCCGCTATTCGTCGGCTGGCTGTGGCCGTTGTGGGACTCGCGCGGCCGGACCTTCGCCGACCTGATCGTCCGCACCGAGGCCAGCCGTGTCGACGGTGACCGTCCCGACCGGCGGCGTCTGGCCGGTGTGGTCCTGGTATCGGCCGGGGTGATTGCTCTCGCCGGTGCTGGACTGGGATATCTGGCGATCTACCGTCACGAACTGACCATCGAGCAGGCCCGCCAGCAGATCGCGGTGCAGGGGCCCAAGATCGTCGAGAACACCCTGAGCTACGACGTCGCCAACATCGACGCCGACTTCGCCCGGGCACGGTCGCTGGTGACCGACGGCTACCGGCCAGAGCTCGTTGCCCAGCAGGACACCGTGCGCAAGGCCGGTCCCGTCGACAACGACTACTGGGTGACCAACAGCGCGGTGTTGACCAACACGAGCGATCGGGCGGTGATGTTGCTGCTCATGCAGGGCCAGCGAGGTGCTGCGCCCGCGGCACGACTGATCACCGCGACGGTGCGGGCCGACTTCGAGAAGTCGGCCAACGGGCAGTGGCAGGTATCCAACATCTCGGTGCTCGCCAAACCGAACCCGGCAAGGCAGGGCGGCCAATGA
- a CDS encoding mammalian cell entry protein, whose protein sequence is MSPRRKVEPGSKAVFGMPEPCPRRWVLPLVAGAAAVAILAATAVSALVLVKRETQRRDAVRDVAVLSFVRSFITQYTSPDPFHANDYANQVLAQGTGPFAKLYQDKMNEIVIQVAQAEPTKGNVQDLGIERWNSDGSADVVVAATTNTKMPDGKTIASGSRWVVTTIKEGEQWKISNLLQVI, encoded by the coding sequence ATGAGCCCCCGCCGCAAGGTCGAACCGGGGAGCAAGGCCGTCTTCGGGATGCCCGAGCCGTGCCCGAGGCGCTGGGTGCTGCCCCTGGTCGCCGGAGCGGCTGCCGTGGCCATCCTTGCCGCGACCGCGGTCAGCGCACTGGTTCTGGTCAAACGTGAGACGCAGCGTCGCGACGCGGTCCGCGACGTGGCGGTGCTCAGCTTCGTCCGAAGTTTCATCACCCAGTACACCTCGCCAGATCCGTTCCACGCCAACGACTATGCCAACCAGGTGCTGGCCCAGGGCACCGGACCGTTCGCCAAGCTCTACCAGGACAAGATGAATGAGATCGTCATCCAGGTGGCCCAGGCCGAACCGACCAAGGGCAATGTGCAGGACCTGGGCATCGAACGCTGGAACTCCGACGGCAGCGCCGACGTCGTGGTGGCCGCGACCACCAACACCAAGATGCCGGACGGAAAGACCATCGCCAGCGGAAGCCGTTGGGTGGTAACCACGATCAAGGAAGGGGAGCAGTGGAAGATCAGCAACCTGCTGCAGGTGATCTGA